From the genome of Pseudarthrobacter sp. NIBRBAC000502772:
CGATATCTGCGCGGACCTGTGGGAGCACGGCGCCGACGTCACCATGGTGCAGCGGTCCTCCACTCACATCGCCCGGAGCGAGTCGCTGATGGACCTGGCGCTGGGGGACCTGTATTCGGAGAAGGCTTTGGCGGCCGGGGTGACCACCGAGAAGGCCGACCTGCTGTTCGCGTCGCTCCCGCTGCGGATCCTGCCCGAGGCGCAGGTGCCCGTGTACCAGGAGATGGCTGCCCGGGATGCCGACTTCTACTCCCAGCTGGAGGCCGCCGGGTTCGATCTGGACTTCGGTGTGGACGGGTCCGGGCTGTTCGTGAAGTACCTGCGGCGCGGCTCCGGCTACTACATCGACGTCGGCGCCTCCCAGCTGATCATCGACGGCCGGGTGCAGCTTCGCTCGGGGGAGGTTTCCAAGATCACCGGCAACGCCGTGGTCCTTGATGATGGCACTGAGCTGGAGGCCGACCTGATCGTCTATGCCACCGGCTACGGCTCCATGAACGGCTGGCTGGCGGACCTGGTTTCTCCCGAAATCGCGGACAGAGTAGGAAAATGTTGGGGGTACGGCTCGGACACCCCGAAGGACCCGGGCCCCTGGGAAGGGGAGCTGCGCAACATGTGGAAGCCCACCAACGTGCCCAACCTCTGGATCCACGGCGGCAACCTGCACCAGAGCCGGCACTACTCCTCGTACCTGGCCCTGCAGCTCAAAGCCCGGATGGAAGGGCTGGAAACACCGGTGTACGAACTGCAGGCGACGCACCACACGCGCTGACACCGGCCCCGGTGGTTGCGCCTGTCGAAACCCGTTCAATTCAGGAGGAATCATGAAAGCAGCACGTTTTCACGGCAGGAAAGACATCCGGATCGAGGATGTGCCGGAGCCGGAGCTCCGCGCCGGGGCCGTCAAGATCGACGTCGCCTGGTGCGGCATCTGCGGAACCGACCTGCACGAGTACCTCGAAGGACCCATCTTCGTCCCCGCCCCGGGGCATGCCCACCCGCTCTCGGGGGAGGAGGCTCCGGTGACTTTGGGGCACGAGTTCTCCGGTACTGTGTCTGAAGTCGGCGAAGGGGTGACGGGCCTCGCGAAGGGGGACAACGTCGTCGTCGAACCCTATTTTGTCTGCGACGAATGCGATTCCTGCCAGGCGGGCAATTACCACCTGTGCCGCAAGATGGGGTTCATCGGGCTCTCCGGCGGCGGGGGAGGCCTGAGCGAGAAGATCGTGGTGGACGCCCGATGGGTGCATCCCATCGGGGACATCCCGCTGGACGAGGCGGCCCTGATCGAGCCGCTGTCCGTGGCGCACCATGCGGTGGCGCGCAGCGGTGTGAAGGCGGGCGACGTGGCCCTGGTGGGCGGGTCGGGGCCGATCGGGCTGCTCACCGCGGCCGTCCTCAAGGGCATGGGCGTGACTACGATCGTCAGCGAGCTGACGCTGGCCCGCAAGGAGAAGGCGGTTTCCAGCGGCGTGGCGGACCATGTGCTGGACCCCAGCAAGGAGGACGTCCCGGCGCGGGTGCTGGAACTCACCGGCGGTACCGGTGCGGACGTCGCCTTCGAATGCGCCGGCGTGAACGCTGTGCTGGACACCATGCTCGACGCCGTCCGGCCGGCGGGTGTGGTGGTCAACGTGTCCATCTGGGGTGCGCCTGCCACGGTGGACATGCAGAAGCTGGTCCTGAAGGAGATCGACCTGCGCGGGACCATCGCCTACGTCCGGGACCACGCTGCCGCCATCAAACTGGTGCAGGAAGGCAAGGTGGATCTGAAGCCGTTCATCACCGGCAGGATCGCGCTGGAGGACCTGGTGGAGCAGGGCTTCGACACGCTCATCAATCACAAGGAGACGGCGGTGAAAGTGCTGGTGCACCCGTAGGAGTGCTTGAGGCTACGCGGAGGAACTGCACCGAAACAGTTGCGGAGCGCGGCAAAGCAAAGCCCCCGCCTCTGGCGGGGGCTTTGCGAACTTCCTATGAGTGTTATTTGGCTGCGACGAATACCTTGTCACCGAACATGCCCGCCCTGACGGCGAGAACGCCTTGAGCCGCGGTGGCCGACGGCACTTCAAAAGCCTGATTGCCTGTTGCAGAGCCGCCGTTATAAAGCGCGTTCGAGCTGATAGGATCCGGTTCTACGACGGACTTGTCGTAGCTGTTCACGGTCCTGCCGTCTGCTGTCACGTATTCGACTGACACGAACGAAGGCGTCTGCCCGTTAGCGTCATCGCCGATGTAGGTGGCGGAGTAGTTCACGAGGATGTACTCCGAACCCGCGGCAGGCGGGTCGTTGAATTGGTTGGCAGCGACAACAGCGTCTGTGGCGGCAAGGGTGACTGAGTTGACCACAACGCGCCAGTCCTTGGACTCAATGACCGAGCCGATCGGATGGGGGGTCTCGCGGGTTCCAGTTTTGGCAGCGGGAGCTTCCGCTGCCCCGCCGTTAGTGGCACCTGCATCCCCGGACGGTGCTACGACTTTGGTGTCGCCGCTGCCGAGGGCGTTGTCGATCGACGACCCGACGGCGCCAAAGAACACGACGACCCCGACAATTGTTCCAACGATTGACAGGATCAAGGCAGTGATACCCATCCCCTTGGGCTTGTCCCTTTGGAACAGGGAGACGAGAGCCAGAACGAATGCGATAGGCAGCAGTATCCAGCCAACGATGAGCGCGCCGGGCATACAAGCGAAGATGAAGCCGAGCACTGCTGTGATGAGGGCGATGAGCCCGACGACGTTTAATGGCTTCTTTGCCTTCGTCGGCCGGGGCGGGAGGGTCGGCGTTGACGCCTCGTAAGCCGACTGCGCGACAGGTGGGTGGTTGGGCGAAGTCTGCTGTGAGCCCGCCCCAGGGAACTCTGGTGTAGTCATGGCTCAAATATGACAGACGAAAAAGCATTCAATGTGTTACGACAAGACGCAACTTCAATATGACAAGCATGATTGGTACCTCGTGTGGAGGGACCAATAGCCATATAAAGTTGAACCTTTAACTTTGGAGTCAGTTGGCCTTCAAACTCGCCCGCACAACCTCAAAGCCCAGCCCCCCGAATCTTCCGGGCAGCGGTCTCGTCGAGGCGGGCGTCGCTGATGATGACGTCAAGCTCTTCCAGGGAGAGGACGCGGTATTTCGCGTGGTGCTCGAACGTGCTGCTGTCCGCCAGCAGCAGGGACTTCTCGGTTGGATGGCTCCACCACGTCGGCGCTGCTCTGCATGGTCTGCAGGTAGTGCATGCATCTGCCGTTCTGGAGCGTGGCCAGGGTGGCTGGCCTGTCCACGGTCCAGCTGATGTCCGGCATCTTCGCTTCCAGTGCTGCAATGAGTTCTGCATGGAGGGCATCGTATTTGGGGAGGCTGCCAGCTACCGGCGCGGGGGCCTCGGCGACCGGAGGGGCACGACGGCGGCGCGCACCTGGGTGCGTACCGACGTCCTGCGCGGGAAACCATTGCCCGGTTTCCTCGGGTAGCGGTACGCTCTTCGTCCCGGCCGTGCCCCAGGAAGGATCAATCATGAAAGTCCTGGCTGCAGTCTCGCTGATAGAGCTGATCCTCCAGCTCATCGGAGCGCGGAAAGCCATCCGGGACGGGATCCCTTACGACGCGCCCATTGGCCGGGGCAAGCCCGAAGACGTGGCGCGCGACATGTGGGCCATGGGCAGCGGGCTGTCAGCGCCGTGGCACACGCTAGCCGCCCACGCGGCAGGGACCGCTTTACTGATTGCCAGGCCGCGGCCGTGGGTCAGGCGGGCGGTCGGCTTGCTGGGCGCCCTCTACATTCTGGGCATCTCGTGGGAGCGGATCACGCGGGAGTCGTTCCGGCACCCGGACCGGGAGACCACCCCGCTGATAGCTTCAGGGCTTGCGCTGTCCGTTGCCATGGCACTGCTTGGGTTCGGACGGAAGCGTCTGTAGCCGGTCTCACCCTTCGGCCTTCGCGCCAGCCTGTCGTTTTCAGAGGTCGTGGGGACAAATTTCAGTGCCCGCCAGCCCAGGAATTCCCTGTCCGTATGCGGGGTGGTCGTCACTTCCGGCCCAGACGGCACCGCCGCCAGGGCAGGGCATCACCTGGAACGCCAGGCCGTCACGCTGGGCCCGCAGGTGGCGCCCGTCATCCTCGACCACTTCCCAGCCCGCCGCTGGCAGCGCTGCACGATAGTGCTGCAACACATCGACGTCTCCCGAGAGCACAAACCAGCGGGTACAGCCGCCCACACCACTCACGCCGCCACCGCTGTAAAGGCCGATGTGTTCGATGGAATCGAACGCCCGCTGGGACTCGCGGTCTGCACTGGCCATGGGCTCATCCGTACCCTCGGTCACGCACTGCGGAGAGGAGTCGTACTTCCCGGTCTTCTGCCCCAGGGCCAAGGGGGTGACAGCGAGCATCACGAGCAGCATGAGGACCGGGATGGCCACGGCCGTCAGTCGCATCCACAGTCGTGGCGAGAGGACCAAACCGACCACGGCAACCACCGCGACCAGACCGAGCGCCATTCCGGAAGGACCTGCCGTCAAGGCCCAGGTGAGTCCTTCGAACGCGGTATCGGCAACACGGCCGTACACCGCCATGAAACCGTGGTGGACCAGCACGGCCAGCAGTGCCAGTCCTGCCTCGACGGCGAGCAGCACCGTAACGGAGACAGCTCGGCCGGTCATGGGCATGGCTCATTGTAGGTTCGGCCTGACCTGCTGTACATGGGTCGACGCTCGCAGCGCCCTCGGCCGATGTACACCACCCCCAAGGGCAATTCCTGGCACTACATCTGGGATTGGGACGGTCAGCGCTACTCCATGACCCCCGAGGTCGCTCGGCGCTTGCGCACGGCCGCCGGTAACTGACAGCAACGAACCTTCCCACCGAGGGCAGCGAGCGGACCTACCTGCACGGCGTTCCGCACCACCGGACCATACCCGGCGGCCCTCCAGTCCAGGTGGGCGGCCAGCCGCTGACTGGTTCCCCTCCAACCACTGGCGGCTGAGGCCTTGCCCCTCGGTCGTTGCCATTCTGGACCGCCGCCGACTTCAGCACCGCAACCACCGAGTTGCGGCTGCCGGTGGAAAGCGCCTGACAGAATTATCAGCCCGTCTGTCTGTGCCGCACGTTACTGACCTCGCCCTCTGCAGGGAGCGCCGTGTCAACGACACTCCCTGACGAGATCTGCCGCTTGACCTGCTCAAGCTCTTCTTTGAGCCGGTCAACGGTGGCGCGGTACCTTTCAAAGTCCGCCGCTCGGCGTCGAGCCACGGCGTAACTGACGACGGCGGCGACAATGGCGAGCGGGAACGACAGGAGCAGGGCCCAGCCGGACACGGCAAGGAAGTCCAGCGCTATGGGAAGTGCCTGCTTGAATGCCAGGAACTCGTTCACGCCACCGACCACCCCGTTCAGCGCGGAGTCCAGGGGGCCCAGATACTGGCCCACGATTGGCGTCCCGGAGAACGACGGGACGGTCAGCGGCGGTTCCCCTCCTGCGGACCATCGGGAATCACGGAATTGGCTCAGGACATAGATCCCGGCACCCGCGTTGAGGGCCGCAAAGAGCAGGACGGAACCAAGCGCTGTCCAATGAAACCTGCGCGGACGCCAGAGGCCGGCCACCAGCGCGAAGACGGCGGCAGCAATCCAGGGAAAGAAGCGGAGTTCGTCGCGGCTCAAGCCACCCAGTAGATCCAATGAATTCCTCGCTCCTTGCCGCCGGAGCCATGCATGCCCCGGTCCCAGGCGAGCCTATCCCAGTCGCACCGGGCATTCCGCGGCAGATGTATAACTGTCGTGCACGGCGGAGCGGGTCAGCGAAGCGGCTGCCGTTCGCCGACGCTAACCGAACCTTCGGGCATGAAGTAGTCACGCCGTCGTCGTTCTATCCGTTCCTGTTGGCCTGGCGAAGGAATCCTGGCGCCCTTCGCCCGATTGCACCTGGCGCAGGCGGCGACGAAGTTCTGCAGGCTGGTGGATCCGCCTTTGGACCAGGGGTAGAAGTGGTCGCCGTGTTCGGCGGGCCGGGAGCAACGGCGCCGGAATCCGGCCTCCATTTCACACAGGCCGGCAGCTCGGGCCATGCCTTCGCGGCGCTGCTGGCGGGTGAAACCTCGTACCCGGTCCCGGCGTCGGAGGTCGTGGCGGTGGACCACGGCAGCAATGATGACCAGGACCACAAGAAATGCGCCGGGCAGGGCAGCCGCAGCCAGAACACTTTCTAGCATTCCGCGCAGGACCTCGGTCACCGAGGAAATACCAGTCCCGGAAACGACTTTCGGCTTTGGCATGAGGGCCAGGAAAACTGAGATGCTTAGCCACATCATTACGGCCGTATATGCCAAGCGCAAAGCCTTACGGCTCCAGTAGACGCGCTTCAGTTCCATCATCGGGTGGTCCCCACCTCGCTGGTTACCCTTCGCAACCCACACCGTCCCCGTCGCGGTCCAGACCATAGATGTCAGATCCAACGACCGTGACGGGTCCTCGCACATACGCGGGACCGTTTCCGCTCCCTCCGGCGCAATCGACGTCAGATGCAATGGGCACACACGCTCCCGCGTAGTTCGAGTCGCATCCGGACGGCGCTGCGGGGGCGGCAGGCCGCACGGGCGCCGGGACTTGTGCAGCTGCCGCGGCGGCTGCTGCAGCAGCGGCCTGCTGCTGGCGGGCCGCTTCAGCGGCAGCAGCTTCCTGACGGGCCGCCTCCGCAGCGGCCTGCTCTGCGGCAGCCTTTGCAGCAGCGTCTTGCGCTGCTTTGTCTGCGGCCGCCTTCTCTGCCGCGACCTTCGCTGCCGCTCGCGCGTCCGTTACCCGTTTCGATTCCGACTGCTCCATCCACTGCAGTTTTCCGGCGTCGGTCTTGGTGCAGATGAAGATCTTCGGCAGGTACTTTTCAGTCGCATTCTCGGTGAGGCAGGCGGAAGAAGCGGGCGCTGTTGGAGTGGGTGTCGGCGTTGCCGTCGCGGATGCGGACTCACTGGGAAGGGAAGCACCGATAGAGGCCGCCGATTGACCTCCGCAGGCCGTCGCTGAAATGACTATGGCGACCGCGAGAGCCCCACCAGCCACTCGCCGTCGGGAAATCCCTGATCCCGGTGAAGTCCGGATCACATGGCCAACTTCATTGTTGACCGGTTCTCGTGCTTCATGGCGTCGAAAAAGTGTATTCATTTATTGCCCCCACAAAATAAAGCATTGATGATGCGAAAGTGCTCGCCGAGCGTAACCCAGTAGCCTGATGCAAAAGGCAGGGCGACGGAGGCAATTCTGACCGCCCTGCATCAAGGCCTCCGCAAGTTCTTCCCAGCTTTGGCGCAGGAACACTCACCACTGAAGACTTCGCGTTCTTCCCTTCAGCCGGCACATAGTTTGCGGGGTGACTTTCGAGGAAGGCGCTGCCCGACGGGC
Proteins encoded in this window:
- a CDS encoding 2,3-butanediol dehydrogenase, producing MKAARFHGRKDIRIEDVPEPELRAGAVKIDVAWCGICGTDLHEYLEGPIFVPAPGHAHPLSGEEAPVTLGHEFSGTVSEVGEGVTGLAKGDNVVVEPYFVCDECDSCQAGNYHLCRKMGFIGLSGGGGGLSEKIVVDARWVHPIGDIPLDEAALIEPLSVAHHAVARSGVKAGDVALVGGSGPIGLLTAAVLKGMGVTTIVSELTLARKEKAVSSGVADHVLDPSKEDVPARVLELTGGTGADVAFECAGVNAVLDTMLDAVRPAGVVVNVSIWGAPATVDMQKLVLKEIDLRGTIAYVRDHAAAIKLVQEGKVDLKPFITGRIALEDLVEQGFDTLINHKETAVKVLVHP
- a CDS encoding HNH endonuclease, with the translated sequence MARAAGLCEMEAGFRRRCSRPAEHGDHFYPWSKGGSTSLQNFVAACARCNRAKGARIPSPGQQERIERRRRDYFMPEGSVSVGERQPLR
- a CDS encoding DUF4352 domain-containing protein, which gives rise to MTTPEFPGAGSQQTSPNHPPVAQSAYEASTPTLPPRPTKAKKPLNVVGLIALITAVLGFIFACMPGALIVGWILLPIAFVLALVSLFQRDKPKGMGITALILSIVGTIVGVVVFFGAVGSSIDNALGSGDTKVVAPSGDAGATNGGAAEAPAAKTGTRETPHPIGSVIESKDWRVVVNSVTLAATDAVVAANQFNDPPAAGSEYILVNYSATYIGDDANGQTPSFVSVEYVTADGRTVNSYDKSVVEPDPISSNALYNGGSATGNQAFEVPSATAAQGVLAVRAGMFGDKVFVAAK